The Drosophila suzukii chromosome 2 unlocalized genomic scaffold, CBGP_Dsuzu_IsoJpt1.0 scf_2c, whole genome shotgun sequence genome segment tttagctgatgggatcgattggaagttcatccctccttgtgccccgcacttcggtggtttatgggaggccgctgtgaagtcagctaaatttcacttctacagagtcgtcggtgcatccatcttagccatcgatgaattaagaactcttgcatatgagatttctgccattcttaactcccgtccactctgtccaatttcagaaaatgctgaaagccttgaggtgctaacaccggcgcatttcctgaagggttccagctacactaagtttcctgagcctggcattactcatctccgcgaagaccgcctcagcagatggcagcgggttacccagatgcagcaacatttctggaaaaggtggagcagcgagtatttgtccctacttcaagagaggagcaagtggcgcgtcgaaacgtctaacatcaaggttggacgcatagttttgctgaaggaggacaacgttccacccttgagatggcagcttggatgcatccaggaagtcatacccggcggggacggagtcatcagagtagctatggtccgcacagctacgggtctgatcaagagagccgtcgccaagctagccgttctgcccatcgattccgagatagttggaaccttacctcttccaacggggggagtatgttcg includes the following:
- the LOC139354118 gene encoding uncharacterized protein isoform X2 — its product is MYIENKENAESLEVLTPAHFLKGSSYTKFPEPGITHLREDRLSRWQRVTQMQQHFWKRWSSEYLSLLQERSKWRVETSNIKVGRIVLLKEDNVPPLRWQLGCIQEVIPGGDGVIRVAMVRTATGLIKRAVAKLAVLPIDSEIVGTLPLPTGGVCSEQIASA